The following proteins come from a genomic window of Corallococcus sp. NCRR:
- a CDS encoding type VI immunity family protein, whose protein sequence is MATRYPESRVTLDIEGESIVVLREAVSIAFYMGGPHEELALPLCRALERYRRAIEPHSLDWYVDRHGDWSPLAEEADAFLSGELMHPATGRIEASEKPDSVTGIRFKYRGRGLPQQPFFQLTPHGTFAAEFWLPVEFLEHPGPDWVRALAFELGRELPFHSGYVGLSFDAWGWAESTTPVMKQKGFRHPGLLLPGLETLALELGTRLWGPTWLTFLGPPVLNELGGAEGLRSRLHSPSTRVEALSPERAVVSLGPAPEAGDLEAGDILPAYRELARVLEPWLYAHKGSWGDLTEAEVRQWERRFL, encoded by the coding sequence ATGGCCACTCGCTATCCAGAAAGCCGTGTCACCCTCGACATCGAAGGTGAGTCGATCGTCGTCCTGCGCGAGGCGGTGAGCATCGCCTTCTACATGGGCGGGCCCCACGAGGAGCTGGCCTTGCCACTCTGCCGCGCTCTGGAACGTTACCGGCGTGCCATCGAGCCCCATTCCCTGGATTGGTACGTGGACCGCCACGGCGATTGGAGTCCCCTGGCCGAAGAGGCTGACGCATTCCTGAGCGGGGAGTTGATGCACCCGGCGACCGGGCGCATTGAAGCGAGCGAGAAACCCGACTCCGTGACGGGGATCCGGTTCAAGTACCGGGGCCGAGGGCTGCCTCAACAACCCTTCTTCCAACTCACACCGCATGGCACCTTCGCCGCGGAGTTCTGGCTCCCCGTCGAGTTCCTGGAGCATCCAGGTCCGGACTGGGTGCGTGCATTGGCCTTCGAACTGGGGCGAGAGCTGCCCTTCCACTCTGGCTACGTGGGACTGTCCTTCGACGCCTGGGGCTGGGCGGAGTCCACCACGCCGGTGATGAAGCAGAAGGGATTCCGGCATCCTGGCCTTCTGCTGCCAGGATTGGAGACCCTGGCGCTGGAACTGGGGACACGGCTCTGGGGGCCAACATGGCTCACGTTCCTGGGGCCGCCCGTGCTCAACGAATTGGGTGGCGCGGAGGGCTTGCGCTCCCGGCTGCACTCACCCTCGACCCGGGTGGAAGCCCTGTCTCCAGAACGCGCCGTGGTCTCCCTGGGACCTGCTCCTGAAGCGGGGGACCTGGAGGCCGGTGACATCCTGCCCGCGTACCGTGAGCTGGCTCGCGTGCTGGAGCCGTGGCTCTATGCACACAAGGGCTCCTGGGGCGACCTCACGGAAGCCGAGGTCCGCCAGTGGGAGCGCCGCTTCCTCTGA
- a CDS encoding TIGR04013 family B12-binding domain/radical SAM domain-containing protein, producing the protein MSQPPRKVSLVLSYQYPGKYAFTVLAGAVEADPALSDVSLHFPRNREDLLTTVRERVDAGDTVVAAWSFYSASFGPSVEELHWVRERLEGRDVLCIAGGVHATAETLQTLQAGFDLVAVGEGEHTLRALLARVLEGEDPRTTHGTAHLRDGKLVQHGHGEGVRLDDFPPFAAKHVKFGAIEITRGCIYACRFCQTPFMSKARFRHRTVANIAHWARELRRAGRRDLRFITPTSLSYGTPDEAVNLAAVEELLAAVTEAMAPDGRIYYGTFPSEVRPEHVTPESLALLKRYVANDNLIIGGQSGSERILQATRRGHDVETVVRAARLAVEGGFVPNVDFILGLPGEEPADVDATLDLMQRLSDLGARVHGHTFMPLPGTPYRDAAPGRLDARTQQRLDFLASQGRLYGHWRAQGVLAEAIAARRQPRAR; encoded by the coding sequence ATGTCGCAGCCGCCTCGCAAGGTCTCGCTCGTCCTGAGCTACCAGTACCCCGGCAAGTACGCCTTCACCGTGCTCGCTGGCGCCGTGGAGGCGGACCCCGCGCTCTCGGACGTGTCCCTGCATTTCCCTCGCAACCGCGAGGACCTGCTGACCACCGTGCGCGAGCGCGTGGACGCGGGCGACACCGTCGTCGCCGCGTGGTCCTTCTACTCCGCCAGCTTCGGCCCCTCCGTGGAGGAACTCCACTGGGTGCGCGAACGGCTGGAGGGCCGCGACGTCCTCTGCATCGCGGGCGGCGTGCACGCCACCGCTGAAACACTCCAGACGCTCCAGGCCGGCTTCGACCTCGTCGCCGTGGGCGAGGGCGAGCACACCCTGCGCGCCCTCCTGGCCCGCGTCCTCGAGGGTGAGGACCCGCGCACCACGCACGGCACCGCGCACCTCCGGGACGGCAAGCTCGTGCAGCACGGCCACGGCGAGGGCGTGCGCCTGGACGACTTCCCTCCGTTCGCCGCGAAGCACGTGAAGTTCGGCGCCATCGAGATCACCCGCGGCTGCATCTACGCCTGCCGCTTCTGCCAGACGCCCTTCATGTCCAAGGCGCGCTTCCGGCACCGCACCGTCGCCAACATCGCCCACTGGGCTCGCGAGCTGCGCCGCGCGGGCCGGCGCGACCTGCGCTTCATCACCCCCACGTCCCTGTCCTACGGCACCCCCGACGAGGCCGTGAACCTGGCCGCCGTGGAGGAACTGCTCGCCGCGGTGACGGAGGCCATGGCCCCGGACGGGCGCATCTACTACGGCACCTTCCCCTCGGAGGTGCGCCCGGAGCACGTCACGCCGGAGTCCCTGGCGCTGCTCAAGCGCTACGTGGCCAACGACAACCTCATCATCGGCGGGCAGTCCGGCTCCGAGCGCATCCTCCAGGCCACCCGGCGCGGCCACGACGTGGAGACCGTGGTGCGCGCCGCGCGGCTCGCCGTGGAGGGCGGCTTCGTGCCCAACGTGGACTTCATCCTGGGCCTGCCCGGGGAGGAGCCCGCGGACGTGGACGCCACGCTGGACCTCATGCAGCGGCTGTCCGACCTGGGCGCCCGCGTGCACGGCCACACCTTCATGCCGCTGCCCGGCACGCCCTACCGCGACGCGGCCCCCGGCCGCCTGGACGCGCGCACCCAGCAGCGGCTGGATTTCCTCGCGTCCCAGGGCCGCCTGTATGGCCACTGGAGGGCGCAGGGCGTGCTCGCGGAGGCCATCGCCGCTCGCAGACAGCCGCGCGCCCGCTAG
- a CDS encoding heparin lyase I family protein — translation MACLLPSLAAAEIVWRGDFETGNRSQYSVEQMVSSDRLQVVTSPVSEGKYALKATVKQGDDPINSSGNRNELVYLSNEKVGSEYWYRWKVMFANDFPSVDAWQLFTQWHHDGCCGSPPIEFFVKGELIRLTLNDSGTVWSTALKRGAWQEFIFHVKWSPDSSVGYVELWHNGAQVLKKTYGKTMFSGQNNYLKLGLYRADTIKPVGVVYHDGMIQATKREDVFPVVQPDPEPVVDAGSPQEPDPVVDAGSPVDPDPVVDAGSPVEPEPVVDAGSPVDPAPVVDAGTNTGVKPAPLDETEGDADFRGGCSASGGSLAAFSLLGLLGLARARRRRS, via the coding sequence GTGGCCTGTCTGCTCCCGAGCCTCGCTGCGGCGGAAATCGTCTGGCGGGGCGATTTCGAGACGGGAAACCGTTCCCAATACAGCGTGGAACAAATGGTGAGCTCGGACCGGCTCCAGGTGGTGACGAGTCCGGTGTCGGAAGGAAAGTACGCCCTCAAGGCGACGGTGAAGCAGGGCGATGACCCCATCAACTCCAGCGGCAACCGCAACGAGCTCGTCTACCTGAGCAACGAGAAGGTGGGGTCGGAGTACTGGTACCGCTGGAAGGTGATGTTCGCGAACGACTTCCCCAGCGTGGACGCGTGGCAGCTCTTCACGCAGTGGCACCACGACGGGTGCTGCGGGTCGCCGCCGATCGAGTTCTTCGTGAAGGGCGAGCTCATCCGCCTGACGCTGAACGACAGCGGCACGGTGTGGAGCACGGCGCTCAAGCGCGGCGCGTGGCAGGAGTTCATCTTCCACGTGAAGTGGTCCCCGGACTCATCCGTGGGCTACGTGGAGCTCTGGCACAACGGCGCCCAGGTGCTGAAGAAGACCTACGGCAAGACGATGTTCTCCGGCCAGAACAACTACCTGAAGCTGGGCCTGTACCGGGCGGACACCATCAAGCCGGTGGGCGTCGTCTACCACGACGGGATGATCCAGGCGACGAAGCGCGAGGACGTGTTCCCGGTGGTGCAGCCCGACCCTGAGCCCGTGGTGGACGCGGGTTCGCCGCAGGAGCCGGACCCGGTGGTGGACGCGGGCAGCCCGGTGGACCCGGACCCGGTGGTGGACGCGGGCAGCCCGGTGGAGCCGGAGCCGGTGGTGGACGCGGGCTCGCCCGTGGACCCCGCCCCCGTGGTGGACGCGGGCACGAACACGGGCGTGAAGCCCGCGCCGCTGGACGAGACCGAGGGCGACGCCGACTTCCGCGGCGGCTGCTCCGCGAGCGGGGGTTCGCTGGCCGCGTTCTCGCTGCTGGGCCTGCTGGGCCTGGCGCGTGCGCGCCGCCGCCGGAGCTGA